A genomic segment from Nematostella vectensis chromosome 6, jaNemVect1.1, whole genome shotgun sequence encodes:
- the LOC5507355 gene encoding vicilin-like seed storage protein At2g18540 isoform X26 codes for MSEDLSEAARRRRERREQMRRELEESKADEDDAAARREARRREREARRKQREQEEEEPAPARSSRRRDQEEEERRRQEREEARRRRREQEEEEERERARRRKDEEHSSRSRFGRDQEDNAPSRRRRGKEEEEEATPPQDNEEAEEEEETIFEQMSPQKKAAILEGLAAEFRRIVEARDAKGQMVAVSAQELDELDLKVRSLRTQVRKAEETSNALQKQQKELEIKIKNNENDVKRLKKDLQAAEAENELAIKEGKKVAPTTRVAPTQKKASPDIPASTEKASKKPEIRQKVFSLERRKTQGKDRPDVKPKPKWQNLSLRKTEGPKAPLPTVEVWKSCRPDWSKDLSPTSRLRKRENVDMKSIKEASTDTSLPPRVRPRSRTADNRSTSDMSAQRKLLTADLQKSLRTKFGETPKISSETRPCAPRRRGGLEDDPDTSHTHKPDVRKFADHRRNVRLKTRHRPSTNPVRGLRKRRDVRSEL; via the exons ATGTCCGAAG ATCTTAGCGAAGCTGCACGTCGAAGGAGGGAGAGAAGAGAGCAAATGAGGCGAGAACTAGAGGAGTCAAAAGCCGACGAG GATGACGCTGCTGCTAGAAGGGAGGCCCGCAGACGAGAGCGTGAGGCAAGACGCAAGCAACGAGAGCAGGAGGAGGAAGAACCTGCCCCTGCTCGGTCTAGCCGACGAAGAGATCAAG aggaagaggagagGAGAAGACAAGAAAGAG AGGAAGCAAGACGCCGACGACGTGAGCAAG aggaggaggaagaacgTGAACGTGCACGCCGCCGCAAAG ATGAGGAGCACTCTAGCCGATCACGATTTGGCAGAG ATCAGGAGGACAATGCACCATCACGCCGTCGCCGCGGAAAAG aggaagaggaggaagCCACACCACCCCAAGATAATGAAGAGGCTGAAGAGGAAGAAGAGACCATCTTTGAACAGATGTCTCCGCAAAAGAAAG CCGCCATTCTCGAGGGCTTGGCCGCGGAGTTCCGTCGAATTGTAGAAGCCCGTGATGCGAAGGGCCAAATGGTAGCAGTCTCCGCCCAAGAACTCGACGAGCTCGACCTCAAAGTGCGATCACTTAGAACGCAAGTACGAAAGGCAGAGGAAACATCGAACGctctacaaaaacaacagaaagaGCTTGAGATCAAAATCAAGAACAATGAAAACGAC GTTAAAAGACTAAAGAAAGACTTACAAGCTGCCGAGGCAGAAAACGAACTCGCCATCAAGGAGGGAAA gaaaGTTGCCCCCACCACACGCGTCGCACCAACT CAAAAGAAAGCTTCTCCG GATATACCAGCAAGTACTGAGAAAGCTTCGAAAAAGCCGGAGATAAGACAAAAAGTTTTTTCATTGGAAAGACGAAAAACTCAAGGAAAAGACAGACCAGATGTCAAACCTAAACCGAAATGGCAAAATCTATCTTTGAGGAAGACAGAAGGGCCCAAGGCACCACTCCCGACAGTGGAGGTGTGGAAGTCATGTCGACCTGACTGGTCTAAGGATCTATCGCCTACGAGTAGACtgagaaaaagagaaaatgtgGATATGAAAAGCATTAAAGAAGCCTCG ACAGATACCAGTCTTCCTCCTAGGGTGCGACCACGATCTCGAACAGCGGATAACCGCAGTACATCAGACATGAGTGCGCAAAGAAAACTTCTCACCGCTGACCTACAGAAGTCCCTCCGAACCAAATTTGGAGAGACACCGAAGATCAGCTCTGAAACTCGACCCTGTGCCCCGAGG AGACGCGGTGGGCTTGAAGATGATCCTGACACTTCGCATACTCACAAACCCGATGTCAG GAAATTTGCTGATCACCGCCGGAACGTTAGGCTAAAAACTCGACATCGGCCAAGTACGAACCCGGTCAGGGGACTGAGAAAGAGGCGAGATGTCAGAAGcgagttgtga
- the LOC5507355 gene encoding troponin I isoform X17 — protein MSEDLSEAARRRRERREQMRRELEESKADEDDAAARREARRREREARRKQREQEEEEPAPARSSRRRDQDTEETDSSSRDGSGYISSRRRREVEKEEEERKQKEKEEAEAAERQRQREEEERRRQEEEEERQREEEEEEERRRQEREEEEEATPPQDNEEAEEEEETIFEQMSPQKKAAILEGLAAEFRRIVEARDAKGQMVAVSAQELDELDLKVRSLRTQVRKAEETSNALQKQQKELEIKIKNNENDVKRLKKDLQAAEAENELAIKEGKKVAPTTRVAPTQKKASPDIPASTEKASKKPEIRQKVFSLERRKTQGKDRPDVKPKPKWQNLSLRKTEGPKAPLPTVEVWKSCRPDWSKDLSPTSRLRKRENVDMKSIKEASTDTSLPPRVRPRSRTADNRSTSDMSAQRKLLTADLQKSLRTKFGETPKISSETRPCAPRRRGGLEDDPDTSHTHKPDVRKFADHRRNVRLKTRHRPSTNPVRGLRKRRDVRSEL, from the exons ATGTCCGAAG ATCTTAGCGAAGCTGCACGTCGAAGGAGGGAGAGAAGAGAGCAAATGAGGCGAGAACTAGAGGAGTCAAAAGCCGACGAG GATGACGCTGCTGCTAGAAGGGAGGCCCGCAGACGAGAGCGTGAGGCAAGACGCAAGCAACGAGAGCAGGAGGAGGAAGAACCTGCCCCTGCTCGGTCTAGCCGACGAAGAGATCAAG ATACAGAGGAGACTGACAGCTCTTCCAGAG ATGGATCTGGGTATATTTCATCTCGTCGACGTCGTGAAGTGGAGAAAG AGGAGGAAGAAAGGAAGCAGAAGGAGAAAG AGGAGGCTGAAGCAGCGGAGAGGCAGCGCCAGAGAG AAGAGGAGGAGCGCCGCAGACAAGAAG AAGAGGAGGAGCGACAGCGTGAGGAAG aagaggaagaggagagGAGAAGACAAGAAAGAG aggaagaggaggaagCCACACCACCCCAAGATAATGAAGAGGCTGAAGAGGAAGAAGAGACCATCTTTGAACAGATGTCTCCGCAAAAGAAAG CCGCCATTCTCGAGGGCTTGGCCGCGGAGTTCCGTCGAATTGTAGAAGCCCGTGATGCGAAGGGCCAAATGGTAGCAGTCTCCGCCCAAGAACTCGACGAGCTCGACCTCAAAGTGCGATCACTTAGAACGCAAGTACGAAAGGCAGAGGAAACATCGAACGctctacaaaaacaacagaaagaGCTTGAGATCAAAATCAAGAACAATGAAAACGAC GTTAAAAGACTAAAGAAAGACTTACAAGCTGCCGAGGCAGAAAACGAACTCGCCATCAAGGAGGGAAA gaaaGTTGCCCCCACCACACGCGTCGCACCAACT CAAAAGAAAGCTTCTCCG GATATACCAGCAAGTACTGAGAAAGCTTCGAAAAAGCCGGAGATAAGACAAAAAGTTTTTTCATTGGAAAGACGAAAAACTCAAGGAAAAGACAGACCAGATGTCAAACCTAAACCGAAATGGCAAAATCTATCTTTGAGGAAGACAGAAGGGCCCAAGGCACCACTCCCGACAGTGGAGGTGTGGAAGTCATGTCGACCTGACTGGTCTAAGGATCTATCGCCTACGAGTAGACtgagaaaaagagaaaatgtgGATATGAAAAGCATTAAAGAAGCCTCG ACAGATACCAGTCTTCCTCCTAGGGTGCGACCACGATCTCGAACAGCGGATAACCGCAGTACATCAGACATGAGTGCGCAAAGAAAACTTCTCACCGCTGACCTACAGAAGTCCCTCCGAACCAAATTTGGAGAGACACCGAAGATCAGCTCTGAAACTCGACCCTGTGCCCCGAGG AGACGCGGTGGGCTTGAAGATGATCCTGACACTTCGCATACTCACAAACCCGATGTCAG GAAATTTGCTGATCACCGCCGGAACGTTAGGCTAAAAACTCGACATCGGCCAAGTACGAACCCGGTCAGGGGACTGAGAAAGAGGCGAGATGTCAGAAGcgagttgtga
- the LOC5507355 gene encoding trichohyalin isoform X38: MSEDLSEAARRRRERREQMRRELEESKADEDDAAARREARRREREARRKQREQEEEEPAPARSSRRRDQEEEERKQKEKEEAEAAERQRQREEEEEATPPQDNEEAEEEEETIFEQMSPQKKAAILEGLAAEFRRIVEARDAKGQMVAVSAQELDELDLKVRSLRTQVRKAEETSNALQKQQKELEIKIKNNENDVKRLKKDLQAAEAENELAIKEGKKVAPTTRVAPTQKKASPDIPASTEKASKKPEIRQKVFSLERRKTQGKDRPDVKPKPKWQNLSLRKTEGPKAPLPTVEVWKSCRPDWSKDLSPTSRLRKRENVDMKSIKEASTDTSLPPRVRPRSRTADNRSTSDMSAQRKLLTADLQKSLRTKFGETPKISSETRPCAPRRRGGLEDDPDTSHTHKPDVRKFADHRRNVRLKTRHRPSTNPVRGLRKRRDVRSEL, translated from the exons ATGTCCGAAG ATCTTAGCGAAGCTGCACGTCGAAGGAGGGAGAGAAGAGAGCAAATGAGGCGAGAACTAGAGGAGTCAAAAGCCGACGAG GATGACGCTGCTGCTAGAAGGGAGGCCCGCAGACGAGAGCGTGAGGCAAGACGCAAGCAACGAGAGCAGGAGGAGGAAGAACCTGCCCCTGCTCGGTCTAGCCGACGAAGAGATCAAG AGGAGGAAGAAAGGAAGCAGAAGGAGAAAG AGGAGGCTGAAGCAGCGGAGAGGCAGCGCCAGAGAG aggaagaggaggaagCCACACCACCCCAAGATAATGAAGAGGCTGAAGAGGAAGAAGAGACCATCTTTGAACAGATGTCTCCGCAAAAGAAAG CCGCCATTCTCGAGGGCTTGGCCGCGGAGTTCCGTCGAATTGTAGAAGCCCGTGATGCGAAGGGCCAAATGGTAGCAGTCTCCGCCCAAGAACTCGACGAGCTCGACCTCAAAGTGCGATCACTTAGAACGCAAGTACGAAAGGCAGAGGAAACATCGAACGctctacaaaaacaacagaaagaGCTTGAGATCAAAATCAAGAACAATGAAAACGAC GTTAAAAGACTAAAGAAAGACTTACAAGCTGCCGAGGCAGAAAACGAACTCGCCATCAAGGAGGGAAA gaaaGTTGCCCCCACCACACGCGTCGCACCAACT CAAAAGAAAGCTTCTCCG GATATACCAGCAAGTACTGAGAAAGCTTCGAAAAAGCCGGAGATAAGACAAAAAGTTTTTTCATTGGAAAGACGAAAAACTCAAGGAAAAGACAGACCAGATGTCAAACCTAAACCGAAATGGCAAAATCTATCTTTGAGGAAGACAGAAGGGCCCAAGGCACCACTCCCGACAGTGGAGGTGTGGAAGTCATGTCGACCTGACTGGTCTAAGGATCTATCGCCTACGAGTAGACtgagaaaaagagaaaatgtgGATATGAAAAGCATTAAAGAAGCCTCG ACAGATACCAGTCTTCCTCCTAGGGTGCGACCACGATCTCGAACAGCGGATAACCGCAGTACATCAGACATGAGTGCGCAAAGAAAACTTCTCACCGCTGACCTACAGAAGTCCCTCCGAACCAAATTTGGAGAGACACCGAAGATCAGCTCTGAAACTCGACCCTGTGCCCCGAGG AGACGCGGTGGGCTTGAAGATGATCCTGACACTTCGCATACTCACAAACCCGATGTCAG GAAATTTGCTGATCACCGCCGGAACGTTAGGCTAAAAACTCGACATCGGCCAAGTACGAACCCGGTCAGGGGACTGAGAAAGAGGCGAGATGTCAGAAGcgagttgtga
- the LOC5507355 gene encoding trichohyalin isoform X8 → MSEDLSEAARRRRERREQMRRELEESKADEDDAAARREARRREREARRKQREQEEEEPAPARSSRRRDQDTEETDSSSRDGSGYISSRRRREVEKEEEERKQKEKEEAEAAERQRQREEEERRRQEEEEERQREEEEEEERRRQEREEEEERERARRRKDQEDNAPSRRRRGKEEEEEATPPQDNEEAEEEEETIFEQMSPQKKAAILEGLAAEFRRIVEARDAKGQMVAVSAQELDELDLKVRSLRTQVRKAEETSNALQKQQKELEIKIKNNENDVKRLKKDLQAAEAENELAIKEGKKVAPTTRVAPTQKKASPDIPASTEKASKKPEIRQKVFSLERRKTQGKDRPDVKPKPKWQNLSLRKTEGPKAPLPTVEVWKSCRPDWSKDLSPTSRLRKRENVDMKSIKEASTDTSLPPRVRPRSRTADNRSTSDMSAQRKLLTADLQKSLRTKFGETPKISSETRPCAPRRRGGLEDDPDTSHTHKPDVRKFADHRRNVRLKTRHRPSTNPVRGLRKRRDVRSEL, encoded by the exons ATGTCCGAAG ATCTTAGCGAAGCTGCACGTCGAAGGAGGGAGAGAAGAGAGCAAATGAGGCGAGAACTAGAGGAGTCAAAAGCCGACGAG GATGACGCTGCTGCTAGAAGGGAGGCCCGCAGACGAGAGCGTGAGGCAAGACGCAAGCAACGAGAGCAGGAGGAGGAAGAACCTGCCCCTGCTCGGTCTAGCCGACGAAGAGATCAAG ATACAGAGGAGACTGACAGCTCTTCCAGAG ATGGATCTGGGTATATTTCATCTCGTCGACGTCGTGAAGTGGAGAAAG AGGAGGAAGAAAGGAAGCAGAAGGAGAAAG AGGAGGCTGAAGCAGCGGAGAGGCAGCGCCAGAGAG AAGAGGAGGAGCGCCGCAGACAAGAAG AAGAGGAGGAGCGACAGCGTGAGGAAG aagaggaagaggagagGAGAAGACAAGAAAGAG aggaggaggaagaacgTGAACGTGCACGCCGCCGCAAAG ATCAGGAGGACAATGCACCATCACGCCGTCGCCGCGGAAAAG aggaagaggaggaagCCACACCACCCCAAGATAATGAAGAGGCTGAAGAGGAAGAAGAGACCATCTTTGAACAGATGTCTCCGCAAAAGAAAG CCGCCATTCTCGAGGGCTTGGCCGCGGAGTTCCGTCGAATTGTAGAAGCCCGTGATGCGAAGGGCCAAATGGTAGCAGTCTCCGCCCAAGAACTCGACGAGCTCGACCTCAAAGTGCGATCACTTAGAACGCAAGTACGAAAGGCAGAGGAAACATCGAACGctctacaaaaacaacagaaagaGCTTGAGATCAAAATCAAGAACAATGAAAACGAC GTTAAAAGACTAAAGAAAGACTTACAAGCTGCCGAGGCAGAAAACGAACTCGCCATCAAGGAGGGAAA gaaaGTTGCCCCCACCACACGCGTCGCACCAACT CAAAAGAAAGCTTCTCCG GATATACCAGCAAGTACTGAGAAAGCTTCGAAAAAGCCGGAGATAAGACAAAAAGTTTTTTCATTGGAAAGACGAAAAACTCAAGGAAAAGACAGACCAGATGTCAAACCTAAACCGAAATGGCAAAATCTATCTTTGAGGAAGACAGAAGGGCCCAAGGCACCACTCCCGACAGTGGAGGTGTGGAAGTCATGTCGACCTGACTGGTCTAAGGATCTATCGCCTACGAGTAGACtgagaaaaagagaaaatgtgGATATGAAAAGCATTAAAGAAGCCTCG ACAGATACCAGTCTTCCTCCTAGGGTGCGACCACGATCTCGAACAGCGGATAACCGCAGTACATCAGACATGAGTGCGCAAAGAAAACTTCTCACCGCTGACCTACAGAAGTCCCTCCGAACCAAATTTGGAGAGACACCGAAGATCAGCTCTGAAACTCGACCCTGTGCCCCGAGG AGACGCGGTGGGCTTGAAGATGATCCTGACACTTCGCATACTCACAAACCCGATGTCAG GAAATTTGCTGATCACCGCCGGAACGTTAGGCTAAAAACTCGACATCGGCCAAGTACGAACCCGGTCAGGGGACTGAGAAAGAGGCGAGATGTCAGAAGcgagttgtga
- the LOC5507355 gene encoding trichohyalin isoform X16, whose amino-acid sequence MSEDLSEAARRRRERREQMRRELEESKADEDDAAARREARRREREARRKQREQEEEEPAPARSSRRRDQEEEERKQKEKEEAEAAERQRQREEEERRRQEEEEERQREEEEEEERRRQEREEEEERERARRRKDQEDNAPSRRRRGKEEEEEATPPQDNEEAEEEEETIFEQMSPQKKAAILEGLAAEFRRIVEARDAKGQMVAVSAQELDELDLKVRSLRTQVRKAEETSNALQKQQKELEIKIKNNENDVKRLKKDLQAAEAENELAIKEGKKVAPTTRVAPTQKKASPDIPASTEKASKKPEIRQKVFSLERRKTQGKDRPDVKPKPKWQNLSLRKTEGPKAPLPTVEVWKSCRPDWSKDLSPTSRLRKRENVDMKSIKEASTDTSLPPRVRPRSRTADNRSTSDMSAQRKLLTADLQKSLRTKFGETPKISSETRPCAPRRRGGLEDDPDTSHTHKPDVRKFADHRRNVRLKTRHRPSTNPVRGLRKRRDVRSEL is encoded by the exons ATGTCCGAAG ATCTTAGCGAAGCTGCACGTCGAAGGAGGGAGAGAAGAGAGCAAATGAGGCGAGAACTAGAGGAGTCAAAAGCCGACGAG GATGACGCTGCTGCTAGAAGGGAGGCCCGCAGACGAGAGCGTGAGGCAAGACGCAAGCAACGAGAGCAGGAGGAGGAAGAACCTGCCCCTGCTCGGTCTAGCCGACGAAGAGATCAAG AGGAGGAAGAAAGGAAGCAGAAGGAGAAAG AGGAGGCTGAAGCAGCGGAGAGGCAGCGCCAGAGAG AAGAGGAGGAGCGCCGCAGACAAGAAG AAGAGGAGGAGCGACAGCGTGAGGAAG aagaggaagaggagagGAGAAGACAAGAAAGAG aggaggaggaagaacgTGAACGTGCACGCCGCCGCAAAG ATCAGGAGGACAATGCACCATCACGCCGTCGCCGCGGAAAAG aggaagaggaggaagCCACACCACCCCAAGATAATGAAGAGGCTGAAGAGGAAGAAGAGACCATCTTTGAACAGATGTCTCCGCAAAAGAAAG CCGCCATTCTCGAGGGCTTGGCCGCGGAGTTCCGTCGAATTGTAGAAGCCCGTGATGCGAAGGGCCAAATGGTAGCAGTCTCCGCCCAAGAACTCGACGAGCTCGACCTCAAAGTGCGATCACTTAGAACGCAAGTACGAAAGGCAGAGGAAACATCGAACGctctacaaaaacaacagaaagaGCTTGAGATCAAAATCAAGAACAATGAAAACGAC GTTAAAAGACTAAAGAAAGACTTACAAGCTGCCGAGGCAGAAAACGAACTCGCCATCAAGGAGGGAAA gaaaGTTGCCCCCACCACACGCGTCGCACCAACT CAAAAGAAAGCTTCTCCG GATATACCAGCAAGTACTGAGAAAGCTTCGAAAAAGCCGGAGATAAGACAAAAAGTTTTTTCATTGGAAAGACGAAAAACTCAAGGAAAAGACAGACCAGATGTCAAACCTAAACCGAAATGGCAAAATCTATCTTTGAGGAAGACAGAAGGGCCCAAGGCACCACTCCCGACAGTGGAGGTGTGGAAGTCATGTCGACCTGACTGGTCTAAGGATCTATCGCCTACGAGTAGACtgagaaaaagagaaaatgtgGATATGAAAAGCATTAAAGAAGCCTCG ACAGATACCAGTCTTCCTCCTAGGGTGCGACCACGATCTCGAACAGCGGATAACCGCAGTACATCAGACATGAGTGCGCAAAGAAAACTTCTCACCGCTGACCTACAGAAGTCCCTCCGAACCAAATTTGGAGAGACACCGAAGATCAGCTCTGAAACTCGACCCTGTGCCCCGAGG AGACGCGGTGGGCTTGAAGATGATCCTGACACTTCGCATACTCACAAACCCGATGTCAG GAAATTTGCTGATCACCGCCGGAACGTTAGGCTAAAAACTCGACATCGGCCAAGTACGAACCCGGTCAGGGGACTGAGAAAGAGGCGAGATGTCAGAAGcgagttgtga
- the LOC5507355 gene encoding zinc finger CCCH domain-containing protein 13 isoform X6: MSEDLSEAARRRRERREQMRRELEESKADEDDAAARREARRREREARRKQREQEEEEPAPARSSRRRDQDTEETDSSSREEEERKQKEKEEAEAAERQRQREEEERRRQEEEEERQREEEEEEERRRQEREEARRRRREQEEEEERERARRRKDEEHSSRSRFGRDQEDNAPSRRRRGKEEEEEATPPQDNEEAEEEEETIFEQMSPQKKAAILEGLAAEFRRIVEARDAKGQMVAVSAQELDELDLKVRSLRTQVRKAEETSNALQKQQKELEIKIKNNENDVKRLKKDLQAAEAENELAIKEGKKVAPTTRVAPTQKKASPDIPASTEKASKKPEIRQKVFSLERRKTQGKDRPDVKPKPKWQNLSLRKTEGPKAPLPTVEVWKSCRPDWSKDLSPTSRLRKRENVDMKSIKEASTDTSLPPRVRPRSRTADNRSTSDMSAQRKLLTADLQKSLRTKFGETPKISSETRPCAPRRRGGLEDDPDTSHTHKPDVRKFADHRRNVRLKTRHRPSTNPVRGLRKRRDVRSEL; this comes from the exons ATGTCCGAAG ATCTTAGCGAAGCTGCACGTCGAAGGAGGGAGAGAAGAGAGCAAATGAGGCGAGAACTAGAGGAGTCAAAAGCCGACGAG GATGACGCTGCTGCTAGAAGGGAGGCCCGCAGACGAGAGCGTGAGGCAAGACGCAAGCAACGAGAGCAGGAGGAGGAAGAACCTGCCCCTGCTCGGTCTAGCCGACGAAGAGATCAAG ATACAGAGGAGACTGACAGCTCTTCCAGAG AGGAGGAAGAAAGGAAGCAGAAGGAGAAAG AGGAGGCTGAAGCAGCGGAGAGGCAGCGCCAGAGAG AAGAGGAGGAGCGCCGCAGACAAGAAG AAGAGGAGGAGCGACAGCGTGAGGAAG aagaggaagaggagagGAGAAGACAAGAAAGAG AGGAAGCAAGACGCCGACGACGTGAGCAAG aggaggaggaagaacgTGAACGTGCACGCCGCCGCAAAG ATGAGGAGCACTCTAGCCGATCACGATTTGGCAGAG ATCAGGAGGACAATGCACCATCACGCCGTCGCCGCGGAAAAG aggaagaggaggaagCCACACCACCCCAAGATAATGAAGAGGCTGAAGAGGAAGAAGAGACCATCTTTGAACAGATGTCTCCGCAAAAGAAAG CCGCCATTCTCGAGGGCTTGGCCGCGGAGTTCCGTCGAATTGTAGAAGCCCGTGATGCGAAGGGCCAAATGGTAGCAGTCTCCGCCCAAGAACTCGACGAGCTCGACCTCAAAGTGCGATCACTTAGAACGCAAGTACGAAAGGCAGAGGAAACATCGAACGctctacaaaaacaacagaaagaGCTTGAGATCAAAATCAAGAACAATGAAAACGAC GTTAAAAGACTAAAGAAAGACTTACAAGCTGCCGAGGCAGAAAACGAACTCGCCATCAAGGAGGGAAA gaaaGTTGCCCCCACCACACGCGTCGCACCAACT CAAAAGAAAGCTTCTCCG GATATACCAGCAAGTACTGAGAAAGCTTCGAAAAAGCCGGAGATAAGACAAAAAGTTTTTTCATTGGAAAGACGAAAAACTCAAGGAAAAGACAGACCAGATGTCAAACCTAAACCGAAATGGCAAAATCTATCTTTGAGGAAGACAGAAGGGCCCAAGGCACCACTCCCGACAGTGGAGGTGTGGAAGTCATGTCGACCTGACTGGTCTAAGGATCTATCGCCTACGAGTAGACtgagaaaaagagaaaatgtgGATATGAAAAGCATTAAAGAAGCCTCG ACAGATACCAGTCTTCCTCCTAGGGTGCGACCACGATCTCGAACAGCGGATAACCGCAGTACATCAGACATGAGTGCGCAAAGAAAACTTCTCACCGCTGACCTACAGAAGTCCCTCCGAACCAAATTTGGAGAGACACCGAAGATCAGCTCTGAAACTCGACCCTGTGCCCCGAGG AGACGCGGTGGGCTTGAAGATGATCCTGACACTTCGCATACTCACAAACCCGATGTCAG GAAATTTGCTGATCACCGCCGGAACGTTAGGCTAAAAACTCGACATCGGCCAAGTACGAACCCGGTCAGGGGACTGAGAAAGAGGCGAGATGTCAGAAGcgagttgtga
- the LOC5507355 gene encoding vicilin-like seed storage protein At2g18540 isoform X33 has protein sequence MSEDLSEAARRRRERREQMRRELEESKADEDDAAARREARRREREARRKQREQEEEEPAPARSSRRRDQEEEERKQKEKEEAEAAERQRQRDQEDNAPSRRRRGKEEEEEATPPQDNEEAEEEEETIFEQMSPQKKAAILEGLAAEFRRIVEARDAKGQMVAVSAQELDELDLKVRSLRTQVRKAEETSNALQKQQKELEIKIKNNENDVKRLKKDLQAAEAENELAIKEGKKVAPTTRVAPTQKKASPDIPASTEKASKKPEIRQKVFSLERRKTQGKDRPDVKPKPKWQNLSLRKTEGPKAPLPTVEVWKSCRPDWSKDLSPTSRLRKRENVDMKSIKEASTDTSLPPRVRPRSRTADNRSTSDMSAQRKLLTADLQKSLRTKFGETPKISSETRPCAPRRRGGLEDDPDTSHTHKPDVRKFADHRRNVRLKTRHRPSTNPVRGLRKRRDVRSEL, from the exons ATGTCCGAAG ATCTTAGCGAAGCTGCACGTCGAAGGAGGGAGAGAAGAGAGCAAATGAGGCGAGAACTAGAGGAGTCAAAAGCCGACGAG GATGACGCTGCTGCTAGAAGGGAGGCCCGCAGACGAGAGCGTGAGGCAAGACGCAAGCAACGAGAGCAGGAGGAGGAAGAACCTGCCCCTGCTCGGTCTAGCCGACGAAGAGATCAAG AGGAGGAAGAAAGGAAGCAGAAGGAGAAAG AGGAGGCTGAAGCAGCGGAGAGGCAGCGCCAGAGAG ATCAGGAGGACAATGCACCATCACGCCGTCGCCGCGGAAAAG aggaagaggaggaagCCACACCACCCCAAGATAATGAAGAGGCTGAAGAGGAAGAAGAGACCATCTTTGAACAGATGTCTCCGCAAAAGAAAG CCGCCATTCTCGAGGGCTTGGCCGCGGAGTTCCGTCGAATTGTAGAAGCCCGTGATGCGAAGGGCCAAATGGTAGCAGTCTCCGCCCAAGAACTCGACGAGCTCGACCTCAAAGTGCGATCACTTAGAACGCAAGTACGAAAGGCAGAGGAAACATCGAACGctctacaaaaacaacagaaagaGCTTGAGATCAAAATCAAGAACAATGAAAACGAC GTTAAAAGACTAAAGAAAGACTTACAAGCTGCCGAGGCAGAAAACGAACTCGCCATCAAGGAGGGAAA gaaaGTTGCCCCCACCACACGCGTCGCACCAACT CAAAAGAAAGCTTCTCCG GATATACCAGCAAGTACTGAGAAAGCTTCGAAAAAGCCGGAGATAAGACAAAAAGTTTTTTCATTGGAAAGACGAAAAACTCAAGGAAAAGACAGACCAGATGTCAAACCTAAACCGAAATGGCAAAATCTATCTTTGAGGAAGACAGAAGGGCCCAAGGCACCACTCCCGACAGTGGAGGTGTGGAAGTCATGTCGACCTGACTGGTCTAAGGATCTATCGCCTACGAGTAGACtgagaaaaagagaaaatgtgGATATGAAAAGCATTAAAGAAGCCTCG ACAGATACCAGTCTTCCTCCTAGGGTGCGACCACGATCTCGAACAGCGGATAACCGCAGTACATCAGACATGAGTGCGCAAAGAAAACTTCTCACCGCTGACCTACAGAAGTCCCTCCGAACCAAATTTGGAGAGACACCGAAGATCAGCTCTGAAACTCGACCCTGTGCCCCGAGG AGACGCGGTGGGCTTGAAGATGATCCTGACACTTCGCATACTCACAAACCCGATGTCAG GAAATTTGCTGATCACCGCCGGAACGTTAGGCTAAAAACTCGACATCGGCCAAGTACGAACCCGGTCAGGGGACTGAGAAAGAGGCGAGATGTCAGAAGcgagttgtga